The following proteins are co-located in the Acropora palmata chromosome 11, jaAcrPala1.3, whole genome shotgun sequence genome:
- the LOC141858825 gene encoding uncharacterized protein LOC141858825 yields MMIFFIFSVIFIRSSSVEAVMPEYLPVNRAVSRNDAIENYFWLGFTGSEILSFLLNVHGIRLSLRQLRRILKNRGCTRREQSTDMSIIVRAVEGELRGSGSIIGYRSMHQRLTTDHQLIVTRNIVRQVIKILDPEGVEARSRHRLRRRNYSTKGPNYLWHIDGYDKIKPFGFCVHGAIDGYSRKILWLEVSSSNNDPGIITKYYLDYVRQIGGTSRVIRADRGTENGNIAVTQQFFRRLARDDFGAEKSFMYGRSTANQRIEAWWGILRKQCPDWWIKYFKTLGDAGLFCDDDIVHRECLKFCFMDLLQMELHKVARLWNTHRIGPSANPESPSGRPDYLYFILRANHTRDYLTQVGVDEVDIAEEYCAQEPSLRGCSPYFNELAEMIMEDEGLEMPNTVKEAQDLYIALLGLIDNL; encoded by the coding sequence ATGATGATTTTCTTCATATTCAGCGTCATTTTTATTCGTAGTTCTTCCGTAGAAGCTGTCATGCCCGAGTACTTACCGGTAAATCGAGCTGTTAGCCGTAACGATGCAATCGAGAATTACTTTTGGCTTGGATTCACCGGCAGTGAAATTCTTAGTTTCCTTCTTAATGTCCATGGAATACGGCTCAGTCTCAGGCAGCTAAGAagaattcttaaaaatagaGGTTGTACAAGGCGAGAACAATCTACTGATATGAGTATCATTGTACGGGCTGTTGAAGGAGAACTCAGAGGAAGTGGCAGTATCATCGGCTATAGGTCAATGCATCAGAGATTAACAACTGATCATCAGTTGATTGTTACCAGGAACATCGTACGTCAGGTAATAAAAATACTTGATCCAGAAGGAGTGGAAGCGCGATCTAGACACAGGCTGCGAAGACGGAACTATAGTACCAAAGGCCCAAATTACTTGTGGCATATAGATGGGTATGACAAAATCAAACCCTTTGGATTTTGTGTGCACGGCGCCATCGATGGTTATAGTAGAAAAATCCTTTGGTTGGAAGTGAGTAGCTCAAATAATGACCCTGGCATTATAACGAAGTATTACTTGGACTATGTTAGACAAATTGGTGGAACCTCGCGCGTTATACGTGCAGATCGAGGAACCGAAAATGGAAACATCGCGGTCACCCAACAATTTTTTCGACGATTAGCTAGAGATGACTTTGGGGCAGAAAAGAGTTTCATGTATGGACGATCAACAGCTAACCAAAGAATTGAGGCTTGGTGGGGAATTCTACGAAAACAATGTCCTGACTGGTGGATTAAGTACTTTAAGACTCTAGGGGATGCTGGCTTGTTTTGTGATGATGATATTGTTCACAGAgaatgtttaaaattttgttttatggaTCTTCTTCAAATGGAATTGCACAAGGTAGCACGACTTTGGAATACGCACAGGATAGGGCCATCTGCAAACCCAGAGTCTCCATCCGGTCGTCCTGACTACTTGTATTTTATCCTTCGGGCAAACCATACCCGTGATTACCTAACACAAGTGGGCGTTGACGAGGTTGATATCGCCGAGGAGTATTGTGCTCAAGAGCCTTCTTTACGGGGTTGTTCACCTTATTTTAACGAGTTAGCTGAAATGATTATGGAAGATGAAGGACTAGAGATGCCAAATACCGTCAAGGAAGCCCAAGATTTGTATATAGCTTTACTCGGTTTGATAGATAACTTGTAA